From the genome of Papaver somniferum cultivar HN1 chromosome 2, ASM357369v1, whole genome shotgun sequence, one region includes:
- the LOC113354070 gene encoding probable acyl-[acyl-carrier-protein]--UDP-N-acetylglucosamine O-acyltransferase, mitochondrial: MVSLLKKPFFSSLQTLTLQRLTRTLSYVSGERRSSETNSSFIHPTAIVHPNAVIDQDVTIGPFCTVGSMVRIGKACKLYPGSHIFGDTEIGEQCTLMTGAIVGEDIPGRTTIGCNNIIGHHAVVGVKCQDMKYKPGSDCFLDVGDNNEIREYTSIHRSSKPSDRTVIGDNNLIMGSCHIAHDCKLGNNIILANNTLLAGHVVVGDYAHSAGAVVVHQFCHLGSHSFIGGGSVVSQDVPKYMMVTGDRADLRGLNLEGLRRRGFSSEEVTGMRRAYQKIFMPVDGKLGGIEDRLAEVEQTRELAMLDVVRSMVESIRDSFEQDRRGICKFKHWSGSCSSS; the protein is encoded by the exons ATGGTTTCACTCCTGAAGAAAccctttttctcttctcttcaAACACTCACTCTCCAGCGCCTAACTAGAACACTCAGCT ATGTTTCTGGGGAGAGAAGAAGCTCTGAAACCAACTCTAGTTTTATACACCCAACTGCTATTGTTCATCCTAATGCTGTTATTGATCAG GATGTTACTATTGGTCCATTCTGTACAGTTGGTTCTATGGTGAGAATTGGTAAAGCTTGTAAATTATATCCTGGGAGTCATATTTTTGGAGATACGGAGATAGGGGAACAGTGCACTTTAATGAC TGGTGCCATTGTTGGAGAAGATATTCCAGGGCGTACTACCATTGGATGCAATAACATTATCGGGCATCATGCAGTGGTTGGAGTGAAGTGCCAAGATATGAAATACAAG CCAGGGAGCGATTGTTTCCTCGATGTTGGTGACAACAACGAGATCAGAGAGTATACATCAATTCACCGATCTTCAAAACCAAGTGACAGAACG GTTATTGGTGACAACAATCTTATTATGGGATCTTGTCATATTGCGCATGACTGCAAACTTGGTAACAACATTATACTTGCAAACAATACTCTCTTAGCTGGGCATGTTGTAGTCGGA GACTATGCTCACTCTGCAGGCGCTGTTGTTGTCCATCAATTCTGTCATCTGGGTTCACATTCTTTCATCGGTGGTGGTTCTGTG GTTTCACAAGATGTTCCAAAGTACATGATGGTTACTGGTGATAGAGCCGACCTTCGGGGATTAAATTTGGAGGGTCTGCGGCGCCGTGGATTCTCCAGTGAAGAG GTTACAGGCATGAGGAGGGCGTATCAAAAGATATTCATGCCAGTAGATGGAAAGTTAGGGGGTATTGAAGATCGTCTCGCTGAAGTG GAGCAAACTAGAGAATTAGCTATGTTGGATGTTGTGCGCTCTATGGTTGAATCTATTCGGGACTCTTTTGAGCAAGACCGTCGTGGAATTTGCAAGTTCAAGCATTGGAGTGGCTCTTGTAGCTCTAGTTAA